The nucleotide sequence GGAAGTCAACAAGGATGTCGAGGCGCTCGGGGCCCGCGTGGTCGCGCAGTACGCGACGCTCGGCCGCTACGACTTCGTGAACATCGTCGAAGCGAAGGACAACGAGACGATCGCCCGCCTCTCCGTCGCGCTGGGCGCTCGCGGGACGGTCCAGATCGAGACGCTGACCGCGATCCCGGTGGAGACGTTCATCCGCGGGCTGGCCAC is from Candidatus Limnocylindria bacterium and encodes:
- a CDS encoding GYD domain-containing protein; translated protein: MATYVLLTKVTAAGVKTLQSNPRRIKEVNKDVEALGARVVAQYATLGRYDFVNIVEAKDNETIARLSVALGARGTVQIETLTAIPVETFIRGLAT